A stretch of Plodia interpunctella isolate USDA-ARS_2022_Savannah chromosome 15, ilPloInte3.2, whole genome shotgun sequence DNA encodes these proteins:
- the Lon gene encoding lon protease homolog, mitochondrial isoform X1, translating to MHFFRLVLRSNTFHNQKLTSSLVRNFSLCKSLEPEGKLFANSVLAPIRSSAFCSCNVNYSPPLRSWTARLYSTAKKGDPPEEDSEITDETPLFSNQLPATVAVPEVWPQVPVIAINRNPVFPRFIKLIEISNPALIDLIRRKVKLNQPYIGIFLRKKEDEKSDVVSNLDDLHQVGVFAQIHEMQDMDYKLRLVVMAHRRIRITGQFIEDEIETGPAEMRLKFPLFNVEFDVTREETDAERRRRKYRNTRKQKTEEEKPQEAKKQTPDQVMMVKVENVMHDKFQQTEEVKALTQEVIKTIRDIINLNPLYRESLHHMLAQGQRVVDNPVYLSDLGAALTGAEPSELQAILEEMDIPKRLMMSLSLLKKEYELSKLQQKIGKEVEEKVKQQHRKYILHEQLKVIKKELGLEKDDKDAIGDKFRERLADKTVPSAVQTVIDEELNKLNFLESHSSEFNVTRCYLDWLTSLPWGITSEENLKLEDAQVILDEDHYGMEDIKKRILEFIAVSQLKGSTQGKILCFHGPPGVGKTSIARSIARALNRQYFRFSVGGMTDVAEIKGHRRTYVGAMPGKLVQCLKKTNTENPLVLIDEVDKIGKGVHGDPSSALLELLDPEQNANFLDHYLDVPVDLSRVLFICTANVVDQIPEPLRDRMELIDMSGYVAEEKLAIAQQYLLPAARKNCGLESAQLELTAGALHALIKSYCRESGVRNLQKHIEKIARKVAFKIVKQEADSLTVTEDTLAQLLGKPTFKHDRMYERTPPGVVMGLAWTAMGGSTLYIETALRHSLQDEKSPLGSLELTGHLGDVMKESARIALTVARNYLARLQPDNKFLATSHIHLHVPEGATPKDGPSAGCTIASALVSLGTRRALRRDLAMTGEISLTGRVLPVGGIKEKIIAAKRVGVKCVILPEENRRDFDDLPDFIKTDIDVHFVNDYDDVYKVAFGDQQHPIVETLHGENVYASQA from the exons ATGCACTTCTTTAGGTTAGTTCTGAGGTCCAATACGTTTCATAATCAGAAACTTACTTCTTCACTAGTCCGGAACTTTTCGCTATGCAAATCTTTAGAACCAGAAGGGAAGCTGTTCGCTAACTCAGTGTTAGCGCCAATCCGCAGTAGTGCTTTTTGCAGTTGTAATGTGAACTATTCCCCGCCACTGAGATCTTGGACTGCTAGGTTATATTCGACAGCGAAAAAGGGAGACCCACCAGAAGAAGATTCAGAGATAACAGACGAAACTCcgttattttcaaatcaacTGCCAGCTACCGTAGCAGTGCCTGAAGTGTGGCCGCAAGTGCCTGTCATAGCCATCAACAGAAATCCAGTGTTTCCAAGATTCATCAAGTTGATAGAG ATCTCCAACCCAGCATTAATAGACCTAATAAGACGCAAAGTAAAACTCAACCAACCCTACATTGGAATATTCTTGCGTAAGAAAGAAGATGAAAAATCTGATGTTGTGTCAAATTTAGATGATTTACATCAAGTGGGAGTGTTCGCTCAGATACATGAGATGCAAGATATGGACTACAAGTTGAGGCTAGTGGTGATGGCTCATCGCAGGATAAGGATAACGGGCCAGTTCATTGAAGATGAGATTGAGACAGGACCAGCTG AAATGAGGCTCAAATTTCCGCTTTTTAATGTGGAGTTTGACGTTACCCGTGAAGAGACAGATGCGGAGCGACGCCGGCGCAAGTATCGCAACACGAGGAAACAGAAGACTGAAGAAGAGAAGCCTCAGGAAGCAAAGAAGCAAACTCCGGACCAGGTCATGATGGTGAAGGTGGAGAATGTGATGCATGACAAGTTTCAGCAGACTGAGGAAGTGAAGGCTTTGACGCAGGAAGTCATTAAGACCATTAGGGATATCATCAATTTGAACCCCTTGTACAG AGAGTCTCTCCATCACATGTTGGCCCAAGGGCAGCGGGTCGTGGACAACCCGGTGTACCTCAGTGACCTGGGGGCCGCGCTGACCGGCGCCGAGCCCAGCGAACTGCAGGCCATCCTCGAGGAGATGGAT ATACCCAAAAGACTGATGATGTCTCTTTCGCTCCTTAAGAAAGAGTACGAATTATCGAAGCTTCAGCAGAAAATCGGCAAAGAAGTAGAGGAAAAAGTGAAGCAACAACacagaaaatacattttacatgaGCAACTTAAG GtgataaaaaaagaactgGGCTTGGAGAAGGACGACAAAGATGCTATCGGGGATAAGTTCCGCGAACGACTCGCGGACAAAACTGTGCCGAGCGCCGTGCAGACCGTCATCGACGAGGAGCTCAACAAACTCAACTTCCTCGAGAGCCACAGCTCCGAGTTCAA TGTGACTCGTTGCTACCTGGACTGGCTGACCTCCCTGCCGTGGGGTATCACCTCCGAAGAGAACTTGAAGTTGGAAGACGCACAAGTAATCCTGGACGAAGACCACTACGGTATGGAGGACATCAAGAAGAGGATATTGGAGTTCATAGCGGTGTCGCAGCTGAAGGGCAGCACGCAGGGCAAGATCCTCTGCTTCCACGGGCCGCCCGGGGTCGGCAAGACTAGTATAG CCCGTTCTATCGCGCGCGCGCTCAACCGCCAGTACTTCCGTTTCTCTGTCGGCGGCATGACCGACGTAGCGGAGATCAAGGGACACAGACGGACATACGTGGGAGCCATGCCGGGGAAGCTGGTGCAGTGTCTGAAGAAGACCAACACGGAGAACCCGCTGGTGTTGATAGATGAGGTGGACAAGATTGGCAA GGGCGTACACGGCGACCCATCCTCAGCTCTGCTCGAACTGCTTGACCCGGAACAGAACGCGAACTTCCTGGATCATTACTTGGACGTCCCAGTGGACTTATCCCGAGTGCTGTTTATATGTACTGCCAATGTTGTGGACCAGATACCGGAGCCTCTGAGGGACAGGATGGAGCTCATTGATATGTCAG GCTACGTAGCAGAGGAGAAGCTGGCCATCGCCCAGCAATATCTCCTGCCGGCCGCGCGCAAGAACTGCGGGCTGGAGTCCGCGCAGCTGGAGCTGACGGCGGGCGCTCTGCACGCCCTCATCAAGTCCTACTGTCGGGAGAGCGGCGTGCGCAACTTGCAGAAACACATCGagaag ATCGCGCGTAAAGTAGCGTTCAAGATCGTGAAACAGGAGGCAGATTCATTAACGGTGACGGAGGACACCCTGGCGCAGCTGCTGGGCAAGCCCACGTTCAAGCACGACCGCATGTACGAGCGCACGCCGCCCGGCGTCGTCATGGGGCTGGCGTGGACCGCCATGG GCGGCAGTACCTTATACATCGAGACAGCATTACGTCATTCGTTACAAGACGAGAAATCCCCGCTGGGGTCGCTGGAGCTGACGGGCCACCTGGGCGACGTCATGAAGGAGTCCGCGCGCATCGCGCTCACCGTCGCCCGCAACTATCTTGCGCGGCTGCAGCCCGACAACAAGTTCCTTGCTACTAG CCACATCCACCTCCACGTGCCGGAAGGCGCGACCCCCAAAGACGGCCCGTCGGCGGGCTGCACGATCGCGAGCGCGCTGGTGTCGCTGGGCACGCGCCGCGCGCTGCGCCGCGACCTCGCCATGACCGGCGAGATCTCTCTCACCGGCCGCGTGCTGCCCGTCGGCGGGATCAAGGAGAAGATCATTGCG gcaAAACGAGTGGGTGTGAAATGCGTGATTCTGCCAGAAGAGAACCGGCGAGACTTCGACGACCTCCCAGACTTCATCAAGACAGACATCGACGTGCATTTTGTGAACGACTACGACGACGTATACAAAGTGGCTTTCGGCGATCAACAG CACCCCATTGTGGAGACCCTGCACGGAGAGAATGTTTACGCTTCCCAAGCATAA
- the Trm1 gene encoding tRNA (guanine(26)-N(2))-dimethyltransferase isoform X1, giving the protein MWLRNSPKPFKLIYQQIIKMELSTEQSTTSNKTISEGQAHISLTSDKVFYNPVQEFNRDLSIAVLTLFISDYKLQRQAKKEQKLMNKKEQDLEVLGSTPEEVTILEALSATGLRSIRYAKEVPNVTKIVANDLSKSAVETIQANIVNNKVEHLVETSHDDACMLMYKHKQSSLRFAAIDLDPYGCPSIFLDSAVQSVQDGGLLLVTATDMAVLAGNSPETCYCKYGAVSLKTKSCHEMALRILLQCIEQHANRYSRYIVPLLSVSADFYIRVFVKVYSGAVHCKKTTSKLSMVYQCVGCDNITLQPLGAFKPNPSETNPLQTKAYLPPAPSVGELCVHCNQRHHLGGPIWSAPIHDESFVSRVLTHVAERPRQLGTAKRIHGMLSVIREELCDAPLYYTLDKLFGRVHLETMPMMIMRSAILNAGYKVSYSHASKLSIKTKAPAQLMWDIIRTWEKTHPIKPAKLEADAVARQLLRQPIEHAVDLSERADANPASRRDGCLRFQYNPAPYWGPGSRANVNVGEDKMSKAIKNQNKHTKAKTKREHSPQSDEEVRKKINVDE; this is encoded by the exons atgtgGCTAAGGAATTCCCCAAAGccgtttaaattaatttatcaa caaattataaaaatggagTTAAGTACTGAGCAGTCTACAACCTCTAACAAGACTATATCTGAGGGCCAAGCCCACATCAGTTTGACCAGTGACAAAGTTTTCTATAATCCAGTACAGGAGTTCAATAGGGACTTAAGTATTGCTGTTTTAACATTGTTCATTAGtgattacaaattacaaagaCAAGCTAAAAAAGAACAGAAGTTGATGAACAAAAAAGAACAAGATTTAGAAGTTCTGGGAAGTACTCCTGAG GAGGTTACAATATTAGAAGCTCTGTCGGCAACAGGGTTAAGAAGTATTCGTTATGCCAAGGAAGTGCCAAATGTTACCAAAATTGTGGCCAATGATCTTTCCAAATCAGCCGTTGAAACTATACAGgctaatattgtaaacaacAAGGTGGAACATCTCGTAGAAACCAGTCATGATGATGCATG TATGCTAATGTATAAACACAAACAGTCATCTCTCAGATTCGCAGCCATAGACCTAGATCCGTACGGCTGTCCATCTATTTTCTTAGATTCAGCAGTACAAAGTGTACAGGATGGCGGGCTTCTGCTTGTAACTGCGACAGATATGGCCGTGCTGGCTGGAAACTCACCAGAGACATGCTATTGCAAATATGGTGCTGTGAGCTTGAAGACCAAGTCTTGTCATGAAATG GCATTAAGGATACTGCTGCAATGTATAGAACAGCATGCAAACAGATACAGTCGGTACATAGTGCCTCTCCTCAGTGTTTCTGCTGACTTCTACATAAGAGTCTTTGTCAAGGTTTATTCTGGTGCTGTGCATTGCAAGAAAACTACCAG TAAACTGTCAATGGTGTACCAATGCGTGGGCTGCGACAACATAACCCTGCAGCCACTGGGCGCATTCAAACCGAACCCTTCCGAGACCAACCCCTTGCAAACCAAGGCGTACCTGCCTCCCGCGCCGAGCGTTGGTGAACTTTGTGTACACTGCAATCAGAGGCATCAC TTAGGAGGCCCAATATGGTCAGCGCCAATCCACGACGAATCGTTCGTGTCCCGCGTGCTCACGCACGTCGCAGAGCGGCCGCGCCAGCTCGGCACGGCCAAGCGCATCCACGGCATGCTGTCGGTCATACGGGAAGAGTTGTGCGACGCCCCGCTCTACTACACACTGGATAAATTGTTTGGAAGAGTCCATTTGGAGACTATGCCTATGATGATTATGAG ATCAGCAATTCTAAACGCGGGATATAAGGTATCGTACTCGCACGCGTCGAAACTGTCTATCAAGACCAAGGCGCCTGCGCAGTTGATGTGGGACATCATCAGGACCTGGGAGAAAACCCATCCCATCAAACCTGCTaa gTTGGAGGCGGACGCCGTGGCGCGGCAGCTGCTGAGGCAACCCATCGAACACGCGGTGGACCTGTCGGAGCGCGCGGACGCCAACCCCGCCAGCCGCCGCGACGGCTGTCTGCGCTTCCAGTACAACCCTGCGCCGTACTGGGGGCCCGGCTCCAGGGCTAATGTCAA tgtGGGCGAAGACAAAATGTCCAAGGCGATAAAGAATCAAAATAAGCATACAAAAGCGAAAACGAAACGAGAACATTCGCCGCAGAGCGACGAGGAAGTTCGAAAGAAAATCAATGTTGACGAATGA
- the Lon gene encoding lon protease homolog, mitochondrial isoform X2, with the protein MHFFRLVLRSNTFHNQKLTSSLVRNFSLCKSLEPEGKLFANSVLAPIRSSAFCSCNVNYSPPLRSWTARLYSTAKKGDPPEEDSEITDETPLFSNQLPATVAVPEVWPQVPVIAINRNPVFPRFIKLIEISNPALIDLIRRKVKLNQPYIGIFLRKKEDEKSDVVSNLDDLHQVGVFAQIHEMQDMDYKLRLVVMAHRRIRITGQFIEDEIETGPAETDAERRRRKYRNTRKQKTEEEKPQEAKKQTPDQVMMVKVENVMHDKFQQTEEVKALTQEVIKTIRDIINLNPLYRESLHHMLAQGQRVVDNPVYLSDLGAALTGAEPSELQAILEEMDIPKRLMMSLSLLKKEYELSKLQQKIGKEVEEKVKQQHRKYILHEQLKVIKKELGLEKDDKDAIGDKFRERLADKTVPSAVQTVIDEELNKLNFLESHSSEFNVTRCYLDWLTSLPWGITSEENLKLEDAQVILDEDHYGMEDIKKRILEFIAVSQLKGSTQGKILCFHGPPGVGKTSIARSIARALNRQYFRFSVGGMTDVAEIKGHRRTYVGAMPGKLVQCLKKTNTENPLVLIDEVDKIGKGVHGDPSSALLELLDPEQNANFLDHYLDVPVDLSRVLFICTANVVDQIPEPLRDRMELIDMSGYVAEEKLAIAQQYLLPAARKNCGLESAQLELTAGALHALIKSYCRESGVRNLQKHIEKIARKVAFKIVKQEADSLTVTEDTLAQLLGKPTFKHDRMYERTPPGVVMGLAWTAMGGSTLYIETALRHSLQDEKSPLGSLELTGHLGDVMKESARIALTVARNYLARLQPDNKFLATSHIHLHVPEGATPKDGPSAGCTIASALVSLGTRRALRRDLAMTGEISLTGRVLPVGGIKEKIIAAKRVGVKCVILPEENRRDFDDLPDFIKTDIDVHFVNDYDDVYKVAFGDQQHPIVETLHGENVYASQA; encoded by the exons ATGCACTTCTTTAGGTTAGTTCTGAGGTCCAATACGTTTCATAATCAGAAACTTACTTCTTCACTAGTCCGGAACTTTTCGCTATGCAAATCTTTAGAACCAGAAGGGAAGCTGTTCGCTAACTCAGTGTTAGCGCCAATCCGCAGTAGTGCTTTTTGCAGTTGTAATGTGAACTATTCCCCGCCACTGAGATCTTGGACTGCTAGGTTATATTCGACAGCGAAAAAGGGAGACCCACCAGAAGAAGATTCAGAGATAACAGACGAAACTCcgttattttcaaatcaacTGCCAGCTACCGTAGCAGTGCCTGAAGTGTGGCCGCAAGTGCCTGTCATAGCCATCAACAGAAATCCAGTGTTTCCAAGATTCATCAAGTTGATAGAG ATCTCCAACCCAGCATTAATAGACCTAATAAGACGCAAAGTAAAACTCAACCAACCCTACATTGGAATATTCTTGCGTAAGAAAGAAGATGAAAAATCTGATGTTGTGTCAAATTTAGATGATTTACATCAAGTGGGAGTGTTCGCTCAGATACATGAGATGCAAGATATGGACTACAAGTTGAGGCTAGTGGTGATGGCTCATCGCAGGATAAGGATAACGGGCCAGTTCATTGAAGATGAGATTGAGACAGGACCAGCTG AGACAGATGCGGAGCGACGCCGGCGCAAGTATCGCAACACGAGGAAACAGAAGACTGAAGAAGAGAAGCCTCAGGAAGCAAAGAAGCAAACTCCGGACCAGGTCATGATGGTGAAGGTGGAGAATGTGATGCATGACAAGTTTCAGCAGACTGAGGAAGTGAAGGCTTTGACGCAGGAAGTCATTAAGACCATTAGGGATATCATCAATTTGAACCCCTTGTACAG AGAGTCTCTCCATCACATGTTGGCCCAAGGGCAGCGGGTCGTGGACAACCCGGTGTACCTCAGTGACCTGGGGGCCGCGCTGACCGGCGCCGAGCCCAGCGAACTGCAGGCCATCCTCGAGGAGATGGAT ATACCCAAAAGACTGATGATGTCTCTTTCGCTCCTTAAGAAAGAGTACGAATTATCGAAGCTTCAGCAGAAAATCGGCAAAGAAGTAGAGGAAAAAGTGAAGCAACAACacagaaaatacattttacatgaGCAACTTAAG GtgataaaaaaagaactgGGCTTGGAGAAGGACGACAAAGATGCTATCGGGGATAAGTTCCGCGAACGACTCGCGGACAAAACTGTGCCGAGCGCCGTGCAGACCGTCATCGACGAGGAGCTCAACAAACTCAACTTCCTCGAGAGCCACAGCTCCGAGTTCAA TGTGACTCGTTGCTACCTGGACTGGCTGACCTCCCTGCCGTGGGGTATCACCTCCGAAGAGAACTTGAAGTTGGAAGACGCACAAGTAATCCTGGACGAAGACCACTACGGTATGGAGGACATCAAGAAGAGGATATTGGAGTTCATAGCGGTGTCGCAGCTGAAGGGCAGCACGCAGGGCAAGATCCTCTGCTTCCACGGGCCGCCCGGGGTCGGCAAGACTAGTATAG CCCGTTCTATCGCGCGCGCGCTCAACCGCCAGTACTTCCGTTTCTCTGTCGGCGGCATGACCGACGTAGCGGAGATCAAGGGACACAGACGGACATACGTGGGAGCCATGCCGGGGAAGCTGGTGCAGTGTCTGAAGAAGACCAACACGGAGAACCCGCTGGTGTTGATAGATGAGGTGGACAAGATTGGCAA GGGCGTACACGGCGACCCATCCTCAGCTCTGCTCGAACTGCTTGACCCGGAACAGAACGCGAACTTCCTGGATCATTACTTGGACGTCCCAGTGGACTTATCCCGAGTGCTGTTTATATGTACTGCCAATGTTGTGGACCAGATACCGGAGCCTCTGAGGGACAGGATGGAGCTCATTGATATGTCAG GCTACGTAGCAGAGGAGAAGCTGGCCATCGCCCAGCAATATCTCCTGCCGGCCGCGCGCAAGAACTGCGGGCTGGAGTCCGCGCAGCTGGAGCTGACGGCGGGCGCTCTGCACGCCCTCATCAAGTCCTACTGTCGGGAGAGCGGCGTGCGCAACTTGCAGAAACACATCGagaag ATCGCGCGTAAAGTAGCGTTCAAGATCGTGAAACAGGAGGCAGATTCATTAACGGTGACGGAGGACACCCTGGCGCAGCTGCTGGGCAAGCCCACGTTCAAGCACGACCGCATGTACGAGCGCACGCCGCCCGGCGTCGTCATGGGGCTGGCGTGGACCGCCATGG GCGGCAGTACCTTATACATCGAGACAGCATTACGTCATTCGTTACAAGACGAGAAATCCCCGCTGGGGTCGCTGGAGCTGACGGGCCACCTGGGCGACGTCATGAAGGAGTCCGCGCGCATCGCGCTCACCGTCGCCCGCAACTATCTTGCGCGGCTGCAGCCCGACAACAAGTTCCTTGCTACTAG CCACATCCACCTCCACGTGCCGGAAGGCGCGACCCCCAAAGACGGCCCGTCGGCGGGCTGCACGATCGCGAGCGCGCTGGTGTCGCTGGGCACGCGCCGCGCGCTGCGCCGCGACCTCGCCATGACCGGCGAGATCTCTCTCACCGGCCGCGTGCTGCCCGTCGGCGGGATCAAGGAGAAGATCATTGCG gcaAAACGAGTGGGTGTGAAATGCGTGATTCTGCCAGAAGAGAACCGGCGAGACTTCGACGACCTCCCAGACTTCATCAAGACAGACATCGACGTGCATTTTGTGAACGACTACGACGACGTATACAAAGTGGCTTTCGGCGATCAACAG CACCCCATTGTGGAGACCCTGCACGGAGAGAATGTTTACGCTTCCCAAGCATAA
- the Trm1 gene encoding tRNA (guanine(26)-N(2))-dimethyltransferase isoform X2, protein MWLRNSPKPFKLIYQEVTILEALSATGLRSIRYAKEVPNVTKIVANDLSKSAVETIQANIVNNKVEHLVETSHDDACMLMYKHKQSSLRFAAIDLDPYGCPSIFLDSAVQSVQDGGLLLVTATDMAVLAGNSPETCYCKYGAVSLKTKSCHEMALRILLQCIEQHANRYSRYIVPLLSVSADFYIRVFVKVYSGAVHCKKTTSKLSMVYQCVGCDNITLQPLGAFKPNPSETNPLQTKAYLPPAPSVGELCVHCNQRHHLGGPIWSAPIHDESFVSRVLTHVAERPRQLGTAKRIHGMLSVIREELCDAPLYYTLDKLFGRVHLETMPMMIMRSAILNAGYKVSYSHASKLSIKTKAPAQLMWDIIRTWEKTHPIKPAKLEADAVARQLLRQPIEHAVDLSERADANPASRRDGCLRFQYNPAPYWGPGSRANVNVGEDKMSKAIKNQNKHTKAKTKREHSPQSDEEVRKKINVDE, encoded by the exons atgtgGCTAAGGAATTCCCCAAAGccgtttaaattaatttatcaa GAGGTTACAATATTAGAAGCTCTGTCGGCAACAGGGTTAAGAAGTATTCGTTATGCCAAGGAAGTGCCAAATGTTACCAAAATTGTGGCCAATGATCTTTCCAAATCAGCCGTTGAAACTATACAGgctaatattgtaaacaacAAGGTGGAACATCTCGTAGAAACCAGTCATGATGATGCATG TATGCTAATGTATAAACACAAACAGTCATCTCTCAGATTCGCAGCCATAGACCTAGATCCGTACGGCTGTCCATCTATTTTCTTAGATTCAGCAGTACAAAGTGTACAGGATGGCGGGCTTCTGCTTGTAACTGCGACAGATATGGCCGTGCTGGCTGGAAACTCACCAGAGACATGCTATTGCAAATATGGTGCTGTGAGCTTGAAGACCAAGTCTTGTCATGAAATG GCATTAAGGATACTGCTGCAATGTATAGAACAGCATGCAAACAGATACAGTCGGTACATAGTGCCTCTCCTCAGTGTTTCTGCTGACTTCTACATAAGAGTCTTTGTCAAGGTTTATTCTGGTGCTGTGCATTGCAAGAAAACTACCAG TAAACTGTCAATGGTGTACCAATGCGTGGGCTGCGACAACATAACCCTGCAGCCACTGGGCGCATTCAAACCGAACCCTTCCGAGACCAACCCCTTGCAAACCAAGGCGTACCTGCCTCCCGCGCCGAGCGTTGGTGAACTTTGTGTACACTGCAATCAGAGGCATCAC TTAGGAGGCCCAATATGGTCAGCGCCAATCCACGACGAATCGTTCGTGTCCCGCGTGCTCACGCACGTCGCAGAGCGGCCGCGCCAGCTCGGCACGGCCAAGCGCATCCACGGCATGCTGTCGGTCATACGGGAAGAGTTGTGCGACGCCCCGCTCTACTACACACTGGATAAATTGTTTGGAAGAGTCCATTTGGAGACTATGCCTATGATGATTATGAG ATCAGCAATTCTAAACGCGGGATATAAGGTATCGTACTCGCACGCGTCGAAACTGTCTATCAAGACCAAGGCGCCTGCGCAGTTGATGTGGGACATCATCAGGACCTGGGAGAAAACCCATCCCATCAAACCTGCTaa gTTGGAGGCGGACGCCGTGGCGCGGCAGCTGCTGAGGCAACCCATCGAACACGCGGTGGACCTGTCGGAGCGCGCGGACGCCAACCCCGCCAGCCGCCGCGACGGCTGTCTGCGCTTCCAGTACAACCCTGCGCCGTACTGGGGGCCCGGCTCCAGGGCTAATGTCAA tgtGGGCGAAGACAAAATGTCCAAGGCGATAAAGAATCAAAATAAGCATACAAAAGCGAAAACGAAACGAGAACATTCGCCGCAGAGCGACGAGGAAGTTCGAAAGAAAATCAATGTTGACGAATGA